Proteins encoded by one window of Fischerella sp. PCC 9605:
- a CDS encoding response regulator, with translation MNNYGTFTKLRPSSLLRQLSNSSESTCLQALSNSVSWLIFLDQGKITYATHAIEPFDRLECHLRRLSHRIPTLTSEIRVQLRLIFEPDSSSQSNSLLSENYGSLSQKSIISQLPPEYQAICWLVSQKYLNPTQAVVLLQELVKEVIESFLLIKQGTYELKSLPERNPIICRLDVGKMIERCQEHLQDWQSLAPHISSPYQRPYLRVKTISEQKSLPAIQHNLAEWMKGFSLRHLAVIMNQDEIQMAKSLYPYIINGSIVLHEPDPPFDKLPKTFEQVSEPVDYIDEPANKELADTQSTAIGNTETKATHQQLPQSIYLRRKKLQELTKPINTNPILQKASPAQAVARKKYKIVSVDDSPTFLKEISRFLEEENFSVVTVSDPVKAVMAIIRHRPDLILLDLNMEGIDGYELCRIIRNNSMFKQTPIVMVTGNKGLVDKVRARFVGASGYLTKPFTRADLLKMVFMHLA, from the coding sequence ATGAATAATTACGGCACATTTACAAAACTACGCCCCTCCAGTTTGTTAAGGCAATTATCTAATAGTTCCGAGAGTACTTGTTTACAAGCATTGAGCAACTCAGTTTCTTGGTTAATTTTTCTCGATCAAGGCAAAATTACCTATGCCACTCATGCAATTGAACCCTTTGATAGACTAGAATGTCACTTACGTCGCCTCAGCCATCGAATTCCTACCTTAACTAGCGAAATTCGTGTTCAATTACGTCTAATATTTGAACCTGATTCATCTAGCCAGTCAAACAGTCTCCTATCAGAAAATTACGGCTCTTTATCACAAAAATCTATTATTTCTCAGCTACCTCCTGAATATCAAGCGATTTGCTGGTTAGTAAGTCAAAAATATCTAAACCCTACACAAGCAGTTGTACTACTACAAGAATTAGTCAAAGAAGTAATTGAATCATTTTTGCTCATCAAACAAGGCACTTATGAATTAAAGTCTCTTCCAGAGCGAAACCCGATTATATGCAGGCTTGACGTAGGAAAAATGATAGAACGCTGTCAAGAGCATTTGCAGGATTGGCAGTCTTTAGCTCCACACATTTCTTCTCCGTATCAACGTCCGTACCTACGGGTTAAAACCATAAGTGAGCAAAAAAGCTTACCAGCAATACAGCACAATTTAGCTGAATGGATGAAGGGCTTTAGCTTGCGTCATCTGGCAGTGATTATGAATCAAGATGAAATACAGATGGCGAAAAGTTTATACCCTTACATTATAAATGGTTCGATTGTATTGCACGAGCCAGATCCACCCTTTGATAAATTACCTAAAACATTCGAGCAAGTCTCAGAACCTGTTGATTATATAGATGAACCAGCTAATAAAGAATTAGCAGACACACAATCTACAGCCATTGGTAATACAGAGACTAAAGCTACTCATCAGCAATTACCGCAGAGTATTTATCTCAGAAGGAAAAAGCTACAAGAATTAACAAAACCAATTAACACAAATCCTATTCTGCAAAAAGCTAGCCCTGCTCAAGCAGTTGCTCGAAAAAAATACAAAATCGTTTCTGTAGATGATAGCCCGACATTTCTCAAAGAAATTAGCCGTTTTTTAGAAGAAGAAAACTTTTCTGTAGTAACAGTTAGCGATCCAGTGAAAGCAGTAATGGCGATAATTCGGCATAGACCAGACTTGATTTTACTGGATTTAAACATGGAAGGGATTGATGGGTATGAGTTATGTCGCATTATCCGCAATAACTCCATGTTTAAACAAACGCCCATTGTGATGGTGACAGGCAATAAAGGTTTGGTGGATAAAGTAAGAGCTAGATTTGTCGGAGCATCGGGGTATTTAACTAAACCTTTTACTCGCGCAGATTTACTTAAAATGGTGTTTATGCATTTGGCTTAG
- a CDS encoding vWA domain-containing protein, which yields MTDTLRLDEVVEFAENPEPRCPCVLLLDTSGSMQGLAINALNEGLLSFRDELIKNSLAARRVEVAIITFDSHVNVVQDFVTADQFNPPILTAQGLTNMGSGIHKALDMIQERKAQYRANGIAYYRPWVFMITDGEPQGEAENLVEQAAQRLQADEVNKRVAFFTVGVENANMARLSQIAVRTPLKLTGLNFVELFVWLSASMSAVSHSKVDEQVALPPIGWGSV from the coding sequence ATGACTGATACATTAAGACTTGATGAAGTAGTTGAATTTGCTGAGAACCCCGAACCGCGTTGTCCTTGCGTGTTACTACTGGATACATCCGGCTCAATGCAAGGTTTAGCAATCAATGCTTTGAATGAGGGCTTGTTGAGTTTTAGGGATGAATTAATTAAAAATTCCCTAGCTGCCAGAAGAGTAGAAGTCGCAATTATCACGTTTGATAGCCATGTCAATGTAGTACAAGACTTCGTGACTGCCGATCAATTTAACCCGCCAATACTAACAGCACAGGGACTGACTAATATGGGTTCTGGCATCCATAAGGCCTTGGACATGATTCAAGAACGTAAAGCTCAGTATCGAGCCAACGGTATTGCTTACTATCGTCCCTGGGTGTTCATGATTACTGATGGAGAACCTCAAGGAGAGGCAGAAAATCTTGTGGAGCAAGCCGCTCAGCGGTTACAAGCGGATGAAGTGAACAAACGTGTTGCTTTTTTTACGGTAGGTGTGGAAAATGCTAATATGGCACGCTTAAGTCAAATTGCTGTGCGTACTCCCCTGAAGCTAACAGGATTAAATTTTGTGGAGCTGTTTGTCTGGCTATCTGCCAGTATGTCAGCTGTCTCCCATTCTAAAGTAGACGAACAGGTGGCACTACCTCCGATTGGCTGGGGTTCTGTTTAA
- a CDS encoding PP2C family serine/threonine-protein phosphatase, translated as MKTSTRTPQWRVVAASVCGTSHIKNKQLCQDAHHFLILPDNILVVSAADGAGSAILGKVGAMVATETAVETISTKEVTRRMLTNDAVVRSLLTEAMLTAKQAVEEEAVACNKQPQDLASTLIVVIATPEIVAVAQIGDGVAVAKDSIGNLIALTTPDNGEYMNETIFLVSPGAMEKVQVRLWRQPIVNVGVLTDGLQLLAMNMAVSAPHKPFFVPLFDFVASAEDKIVAKEQLVKFLRSERISQRTDDDLTLVIAALTD; from the coding sequence ATGAAAACTTCAACAAGGACACCTCAATGGCGAGTAGTTGCCGCATCAGTATGCGGCACAAGCCATATAAAAAATAAGCAGCTGTGTCAAGATGCTCACCACTTTTTAATATTGCCAGACAATATTTTGGTGGTGTCAGCGGCAGATGGCGCTGGTTCGGCGATTTTGGGAAAGGTTGGGGCGATGGTTGCAACAGAAACAGCAGTAGAAACTATATCTACTAAGGAAGTTACCCGACGCATGTTAACCAATGACGCTGTTGTGCGATCGCTCTTAACCGAAGCCATGCTGACTGCCAAACAAGCTGTAGAAGAAGAAGCAGTTGCCTGCAACAAACAACCGCAGGATTTAGCCAGCACCTTAATCGTTGTCATTGCCACACCAGAAATCGTAGCCGTAGCGCAGATCGGAGATGGTGTGGCGGTGGCAAAAGATAGCATCGGCAATTTGATTGCACTTACCACTCCTGACAATGGTGAATACATGAACGAAACCATTTTTTTGGTTTCTCCAGGCGCGATGGAGAAAGTGCAGGTGAGGCTATGGCGTCAACCAATAGTAAACGTGGGTGTTCTTACCGATGGACTACAATTGCTAGCGATGAATATGGCTGTGAGTGCGCCTCACAAACCTTTCTTTGTTCCTCTGTTTGACTTCGTCGCCAGTGCCGAAGACAAAATAGTGGCAAAAGAGCAGCTAGTAAAGTTTCTACGCTCAGAGCGAATTTCTCAAAGAACTGATGATGATTTAACGCTGGTCATCGCAGCGTTAACAGATTAG
- a CDS encoding tetratricopeptide repeat protein, which produces MQVLRCLPNQKVIPLNLTVSLGRGGEACIYTVPTDANLVAKVYHKPSEAQARKLEVMLNHPPENPTASLGHISIAWPVELLRSADGSDRTIGFLMPRIRGMRPIIDFYNPRTRRQHCPLFSYQYLLRTARNLAAAFAALHASGYCVGDVNESNILVSDTALVTVVDTDSFQVHDPDNDVVYRCPVGKPEFTPPELQNKTFAHCDRAVPHDLFGLAVLIFQVLMEGTHPFSGIFQGAGEPPPYEARIAVGHFTYSQNRRVPYTPTPIAPPWEILHPSLQELFVRCFEDGHTNPLLRPSAQTWVLALAEAEESTITCNANPQHRYSNHLETCPWCERSLRLGGRDPFPSSQAIAAREHLKPRIPSRRRSSHTRRLPQPAIPFQQLNYYSSVTPHKIPFYQPRRKTGLYTIIFCLLGLASLGYLDLINNFTSRNYLNQNSYAQQTLLSPRNAEQNNLAFADYYKQGHAAYKVKDYEQAIENFTLAIQKEPQHAKAYVNRGNAHYNLKDYEAAIADYNQAIKLNPKEVKAFVNRGNVYYIQAEYSSNHDKNYDLAIADFNAALRLNPKEVEAYIRRGIVHAQLAKYSGDSQLDYKKAIADFNQAININPSRAEAHFQLGLVRYQIAQYSSNFEQEYTQAIKDFNQALNLNSRMAKVYLKRGTVHYELAQYGGSKSSLHQKKAVEDLQAAARLFLEQEDMDSYQQALSSICVAVENKCDTFFRNATFLEQNQ; this is translated from the coding sequence ATGCAGGTACTACGTTGTCTTCCCAACCAAAAAGTTATTCCTCTGAACCTCACAGTCAGTCTAGGACGTGGTGGTGAAGCATGTATTTACACAGTGCCAACCGATGCCAATTTGGTAGCAAAGGTTTATCACAAGCCGTCTGAAGCACAAGCTCGCAAACTTGAGGTGATGCTGAATCACCCGCCGGAAAACCCAACGGCTAGTTTGGGGCATATTTCTATTGCTTGGCCTGTAGAACTTTTGCGGTCAGCAGATGGTAGCGATCGCACAATCGGCTTTTTAATGCCACGCATTCGGGGAATGCGTCCAATTATCGACTTTTACAACCCCAGAACTCGTCGGCAACACTGTCCTTTATTCAGCTATCAGTACCTGCTTCGCACTGCTCGCAACCTAGCTGCGGCTTTTGCTGCTTTGCATGCGAGTGGCTACTGTGTAGGTGATGTGAATGAATCAAACATCCTCGTCAGCGACACAGCACTGGTAACAGTTGTAGACACAGACTCATTCCAAGTACACGATCCAGACAACGATGTTGTTTACCGCTGTCCAGTAGGCAAACCAGAGTTTACCCCACCAGAATTACAGAATAAAACTTTTGCTCACTGCGATCGCGCTGTTCCCCATGACTTATTTGGCTTGGCGGTATTAATATTCCAAGTATTAATGGAAGGTACTCATCCATTTTCTGGTATCTTTCAAGGCGCAGGTGAGCCACCACCCTACGAAGCACGCATAGCAGTCGGTCATTTTACTTATAGTCAAAACCGACGTGTACCTTACACTCCTACCCCAATCGCACCTCCTTGGGAAATTCTCCATCCCAGCTTGCAGGAATTATTTGTACGCTGTTTTGAGGATGGTCACACTAACCCTCTCCTTCGTCCTAGCGCTCAAACTTGGGTTTTGGCTTTGGCTGAAGCTGAAGAATCTACGATCACTTGCAACGCCAACCCCCAACATCGTTACAGCAACCACCTAGAAACTTGTCCTTGGTGTGAACGTAGCTTGCGATTGGGTGGACGCGACCCCTTCCCATCATCGCAGGCGATCGCGGCAAGAGAACATCTCAAACCTCGCATTCCATCAAGAAGGCGTTCTTCTCATACGCGACGCCTACCGCAACCAGCTATCCCATTCCAGCAACTGAATTATTACAGTTCAGTAACTCCACACAAAATTCCATTTTACCAGCCTCGTAGAAAGACTGGATTGTACACGATTATTTTCTGTTTACTTGGTCTTGCTAGTTTAGGATATTTAGACTTAATCAATAACTTTACCAGTCGTAACTATCTCAACCAAAATTCTTACGCTCAACAAACCTTGCTTTCTCCTCGTAATGCTGAGCAGAATAATCTCGCCTTCGCCGATTACTATAAGCAGGGTCATGCAGCCTACAAAGTCAAAGACTATGAGCAAGCAATTGAAAACTTTACCCTAGCAATCCAAAAAGAGCCTCAACATGCTAAAGCTTATGTGAACCGGGGCAATGCACATTACAACCTCAAAGATTATGAAGCAGCAATTGCAGACTACAACCAAGCAATTAAACTCAATCCTAAAGAAGTAAAAGCTTTTGTCAATCGAGGTAATGTTTACTACATCCAAGCTGAATATAGCAGCAACCATGACAAGAACTATGACCTCGCAATTGCTGACTTTAATGCCGCCCTACGCCTCAATCCTAAAGAAGTTGAAGCTTACATTAGAAGAGGTATTGTCCACGCTCAATTAGCCAAATACAGTGGTGATTCTCAGCTAGATTACAAAAAAGCAATTGCGGATTTTAACCAAGCAATAAATATTAATCCATCTCGAGCAGAAGCTCACTTTCAACTAGGTCTTGTCCGCTATCAAATTGCCCAATATAGCAGCAACTTTGAGCAAGAATATACCCAAGCAATCAAAGACTTTAACCAAGCCTTGAATCTCAATTCACGAATGGCAAAAGTTTATCTCAAACGAGGAACAGTTCATTATGAACTTGCTCAATATGGTGGTAGCAAATCAAGCCTACATCAAAAGAAAGCTGTAGAAGATTTACAGGCAGCTGCCAGACTTTTTCTTGAGCAAGAAGATATGGATAGTTATCAACAAGCACTTAGCAGTATTTGTGTAGCTGTTGAAAACAAATGTGATACTTTCTTCCGCAACGCAACTTTCTTAGAACAGAATCAATAA
- the rfbF gene encoding glucose-1-phosphate cytidylyltransferase: MKAVILAGGLGTRLSEETSVRPKPMVEIGGKPILWHIMKLYSAHGINDFIICCGYKGYVIKEYFANYFLYMSDVTFDMRFNQMNVHSGYAEPWRVTLVDTGDNTMTGGRLKRVKEHIGNETFCFTYGDGVSNVNITELIKFHQEQKTLGTLTAVQPPGRFGAIILGNEQTKISSFHEKPEGDGAWINGGFFVLEPEVINFIAGDSTVWEKEPLEKIAEMEQLSAFKHDGFWQPMDTLRDKNYLEELWKSGQAPWKVW, from the coding sequence ATGAAAGCAGTGATTTTGGCTGGAGGGCTTGGTACACGCCTCAGTGAAGAAACTAGTGTCAGACCAAAGCCTATGGTTGAGATTGGTGGCAAGCCAATCTTATGGCACATCATGAAGCTTTACTCTGCCCACGGCATTAATGACTTTATCATCTGCTGCGGTTACAAAGGGTACGTTATTAAAGAGTATTTTGCCAATTACTTCTTATACATGTCAGACGTGACCTTTGATATGCGCTTTAACCAAATGAATGTGCATTCAGGTTATGCTGAGCCTTGGCGCGTCACTCTAGTAGATACAGGTGACAACACCATGACTGGCGGAAGATTAAAGCGAGTCAAAGAGCACATTGGCAATGAAACTTTTTGCTTCACCTACGGTGATGGAGTCAGTAACGTCAATATAACTGAGTTAATTAAATTTCACCAAGAGCAGAAGACGTTGGGAACACTCACCGCAGTTCAACCACCAGGACGCTTTGGTGCGATTATTTTAGGCAATGAGCAAACTAAGATCAGTAGTTTTCACGAAAAGCCGGAAGGTGATGGTGCTTGGATTAATGGTGGCTTTTTTGTATTAGAACCAGAGGTAATTAATTTTATTGCTGGTGATTCCACTGTTTGGGAAAAAGAACCACTAGAAAAGATTGCTGAAATGGAGCAGCTATCTGCGTTCAAGCATGATGGCTTTTGGCAGCCTATGGACACTTTAAGAGATAAAAATTATTTGGAGGAGCTGTGGAAGAGTGGTCAAGCTCCTTGGAAAGTATGGTAA